A genomic segment from Methanoplanus limicola DSM 2279 encodes:
- a CDS encoding M1 family metallopeptidase: MTNSKPENCPGDKLFKYYPEDFSEPAVDVIHMDLEFDIYDDHTITDSQIHLKSPKNPVENLTLNAKNLEIKLVESSGHELTYEYDTEKSLLNISFKDKIPAGTEFTVHTRSVCRPTANILEGLYYDVTPDGAPPQQITQCQQWGFQRIVPCIDEMTAKCTYTTTIKADGRYTNLISNGDISVPRHDIGNGRVSITYSNEITPMAPYLFFLGAGTYDTFTREFEYPNGKKFSLELLVPPGSSREEAESALEILADGIMWMYLFTGPEQYRDTDIRQKMYELAKERDRLKFSAGNPDKTAHVREVLAELSKTIHPGYSYTGTVYREIGMQNSDFGGMENVGNTTITTNRIMPFSQITDPAYEYLTRVKVHEFYHNLNGSEVTGQSPFEIWLNEAVTVFIEDQYHAFKFGEDYARLQTVIDLLAPGNGTMAYDRGTGSIPIEPDGFNDPNDLITGVTYVKSPEFVRMIETLMGKEAFARALNRYHTEFSHRNATGRDWLKVMEEESGLDFSVMAGQWLKQTGYPEIKVSSDYSPKERRLAVKIEQSGQKETDMWEFPLSIVPVGAAGTDLADITVRVRNRTEEIVINNIDQPQFISYSRGYGVYGKVFTDTPAEKLILQAGNDRDVTNRFIAFYRLLDLEKMQIIENPGHEISGHISDLYMEFLRDDELIRKTGGLLLTIFESVDDESYAHNYRLMYDIKQKICRAVASRNYDELVRIYQKYSSQISAGNSGGSGPDSIIADIKPRQVKNTVLNLLSSLDLPKIHDMAKKQFEYSTNASDRLTAFSFYLNSSADDRAEMLNKFRSESMAHPVSREAFYAAVAGCSRDDTAELVRTLMNSPDFNIEQANDQRALFGRFAQNKKISLETEAGRELLSEILKTLIPVNEYSSVNILSVFGNLDRMDKEYQPPCVRLLLEALDSADKDNTPAVYNTIRRILIKSPVAVKSYENSDGVMPEWLIGK; this comes from the coding sequence ATGACCAATAGTAAGCCGGAAAATTGTCCGGGCGATAAACTTTTCAAATATTATCCGGAAGATTTCAGCGAGCCTGCCGTAGATGTAATTCATATGGACCTTGAATTTGACATCTATGATGACCATACCATAACAGATTCACAAATTCACCTGAAATCACCCAAAAATCCGGTGGAGAACTTAACCTTAAACGCAAAAAATCTTGAAATTAAGCTTGTCGAATCATCCGGACATGAACTGACATACGAATATGACACTGAAAAAAGCCTCCTTAATATCTCATTTAAAGATAAAATTCCGGCAGGAACAGAATTTACAGTCCATACCAGAAGCGTCTGCCGGCCAACCGCAAACATCCTTGAAGGCCTGTATTACGATGTAACACCAGATGGTGCACCGCCACAGCAGATAACCCAGTGCCAGCAGTGGGGATTTCAGAGAATAGTCCCCTGCATTGACGAGATGACCGCGAAATGCACATACACCACCACAATAAAAGCCGACGGGAGATACACAAATCTCATCAGCAACGGAGATATATCCGTGCCCCGGCATGACATCGGCAACGGGCGTGTATCAATCACCTATTCCAACGAAATTACGCCTATGGCGCCATATCTCTTCTTCCTGGGTGCCGGCACATATGACACATTCACCCGTGAATTTGAATATCCAAACGGCAAAAAGTTCAGTCTTGAACTGCTTGTTCCGCCCGGAAGCAGCAGAGAAGAGGCAGAAAGTGCCCTTGAGATCCTTGCAGACGGGATTATGTGGATGTATCTTTTCACCGGGCCGGAGCAGTATCGTGATACCGATATCCGTCAAAAAATGTACGAACTTGCAAAAGAGAGAGACAGGCTGAAATTTTCAGCCGGAAATCCGGATAAGACCGCCCATGTAAGAGAAGTGCTTGCAGAACTGTCCAAAACGATTCATCCGGGATACAGTTACACCGGCACAGTGTACCGTGAGATAGGCATGCAGAACTCTGACTTTGGCGGCATGGAGAATGTCGGAAATACGACCATTACAACAAACAGGATAATGCCCTTCTCACAGATTACAGACCCGGCATATGAATACCTGACCCGTGTTAAGGTGCATGAATTTTACCACAACTTAAACGGCTCTGAGGTCACAGGGCAGAGTCCCTTTGAGATCTGGCTCAATGAAGCAGTAACAGTTTTTATTGAGGATCAGTATCACGCCTTTAAATTCGGAGAAGATTACGCCCGGCTTCAGACTGTAATTGATCTTTTGGCCCCCGGAAACGGCACTATGGCATATGACCGGGGCACAGGTTCAATTCCAATTGAGCCTGACGGATTCAATGACCCAAATGACCTGATAACAGGTGTCACCTATGTCAAATCGCCGGAATTTGTAAGGATGATTGAGACACTTATGGGAAAGGAGGCTTTTGCCCGTGCACTTAACCGCTACCATACAGAGTTCAGCCACAGAAATGCGACAGGAAGAGACTGGCTGAAGGTAATGGAAGAGGAGTCCGGCCTTGACTTCTCAGTTATGGCAGGACAGTGGCTTAAGCAGACCGGATATCCGGAGATAAAGGTCTCTTCGGATTACAGCCCTAAAGAACGGCGGCTTGCTGTTAAGATAGAGCAGTCAGGCCAGAAGGAAACGGACATGTGGGAGTTTCCACTCTCCATTGTACCTGTCGGAGCGGCCGGCACTGATCTGGCAGACATAACGGTCAGAGTCAGGAACAGAACAGAAGAAATAGTCATTAATAATATTGATCAGCCACAGTTTATATCATACAGCAGGGGCTATGGCGTTTATGGTAAGGTCTTCACCGATACTCCGGCTGAAAAACTGATACTTCAGGCAGGAAATGACCGTGATGTAACAAATCGGTTTATCGCATTCTACAGGCTTTTAGACCTTGAAAAGATGCAGATCATTGAAAATCCCGGACATGAAATCTCAGGACACATATCTGATCTCTATATGGAATTTTTAAGGGATGATGAACTTATCCGGAAGACCGGCGGACTTTTACTGACAATTTTTGAGTCTGTTGATGACGAGTCATATGCCCACAATTACAGGCTTATGTATGATATTAAGCAGAAGATCTGCAGGGCTGTTGCTTCCCGGAATTATGATGAACTTGTCAGGATTTATCAGAAATACAGTTCTCAAATCTCTGCCGGCAACTCCGGGGGATCAGGCCCTGACAGCATTATTGCCGATATAAAGCCAAGGCAGGTTAAAAATACGGTGCTGAATCTCCTTTCATCCCTCGATCTGCCAAAAATTCATGATATGGCAAAGAAACAGTTTGAATATTCCACAAATGCCTCAGACAGGCTCACAGCATTTTCATTTTATTTAAACAGCAGTGCGGACGACAGAGCCGAAATGCTGAATAAATTCAGGTCAGAGTCGATGGCACACCCGGTGAGCCGGGAAGCCTTTTATGCGGCAGTTGCCGGATGCAGCAGGGACGATACAGCTGAACTTGTAAGGACACTGATGAACTCACCTGATTTCAACATTGAGCAGGCAAACGACCAGAGAGCTTTATTCGGGCGGTTTGCACAGAATAAGAAGATCTCACTTGAGACAGAAGCCGGCAGAGAACTCCTCTCAGAAATTCTGAAAACTCTCATTCCGGTAAACGAATACAGCAGTGTAAACATCCTCTCAGTATTCGGCAACCTTGACAGGATGGACAAGGAATATCAACCGCCCTGCGTCAGGCTCCTCCTTGAAGCATTAGATTCCGCAGATAAAGATAACACTCCGGCGGTGTACAACACAATAAGGCGTATTCTGATAAAATCCCCCGTAGCTGTTAAGAGTTATGAAAATTCAGACGGGGTTATGCCTGAGTGGCTTATAGGGAAATAA
- a CDS encoding nucleotidyltransferase domain-containing protein yields MIFHNDIIDQIYRYVSNAENIFGLITFGSFGKKDFSHNSDIDLFLIVGREEDIPGIKNDIEAIFCDQINLLLNPEKNKIILYYSEINLKTDIIISSDKKLLFKYFPYSEIKKYRDSILIDKHGILNDEFLCSQHSEVVDPVTIIDKLTDQFIDSFEHASYVITKGDYYRFYFQYNIALAKYASLLQISMNEFSHLYLPRNLIQSINRPERDKFEQLYPTFELGKGFELLNNLKSEFCLCYIKIGQNNYCLNKDVLTISSFLDNILRRDQILYEESIPGILGECCAKKR; encoded by the coding sequence ATGATTTTCCACAATGATATTATAGATCAAATATATAGATATGTGTCTAATGCAGAGAATATTTTTGGTTTAATTACATTTGGATCTTTTGGAAAAAAAGATTTTTCCCATAATTCTGACATTGACCTGTTTTTAATAGTGGGCAGAGAAGAAGATATTCCAGGAATAAAAAATGATATTGAAGCAATATTTTGTGACCAAATTAATCTACTTCTGAATCCTGAAAAAAATAAGATAATTCTCTATTACTCAGAAATAAATTTAAAAACTGATATAATAATTTCTTCAGATAAAAAATTATTGTTTAAATATTTTCCATATTCTGAAATAAAGAAGTATAGAGATTCTATTTTAATTGACAAACACGGGATATTGAATGATGAATTTCTGTGTTCTCAGCATTCAGAGGTGGTTGATCCTGTTACAATTATCGATAAATTGACAGATCAGTTTATTGATTCCTTTGAACATGCCTCATATGTTATAACAAAAGGTGATTATTACAGGTTTTATTTTCAGTATAATATTGCGCTTGCAAAATACGCTTCGCTGCTACAGATTAGCATGAATGAATTTTCACATCTTTATCTTCCAAGAAATCTTATTCAAAGTATTAATAGGCCTGAAAGAGATAAATTTGAACAACTGTACCCAACATTTGAACTGGGTAAAGGTTTTGAGTTGCTTAACAATCTGAAATCTGAATTTTGTTTGTGTTATATCAAAATAGGACAGAATAATTACTGTCTGAATAAAGATGTTTTGACAATTTCATCTTTTCTGGATAATATTCTCAGGCGTGATCAGATCTTATATGAGGAATCGATTCCTGGAATTTTAGGTGAATGTTGCGCAAAAAAAAGATGA
- a CDS encoding shikimate kinase, with protein sequence MSLQKILLIGTLGAGKTTISDVLSERLSLPYYSLDNFRLENIDNSYSGEYFAQYRFIEKCNNKESLILEFSGSGIHAENIYNALLQSGAEISVFWIDTPISVCNKRAKLRKNAVPAPYQWGDIEESIISIYSNIELRWDFLRRHFYDFYFSRIMPAENENPDYVAKKITDLLL encoded by the coding sequence ATGTCCCTGCAAAAAATTCTGCTTATAGGAACACTAGGAGCTGGGAAAACTACTATTTCAGATGTTCTTTCTGAAAGATTATCACTTCCTTATTATTCACTTGATAATTTTAGGCTGGAAAACATAGATAATTCGTATTCGGGTGAATATTTTGCACAATACAGATTTATTGAGAAATGCAATAACAAGGAATCTTTAATTCTGGAGTTTTCCGGCTCAGGAATTCATGCTGAAAATATTTATAATGCACTTTTACAGTCTGGAGCCGAGATATCTGTATTCTGGATTGATACTCCAATATCAGTCTGTAATAAAAGAGCAAAATTACGGAAAAATGCTGTGCCGGCACCATATCAATGGGGTGATATTGAGGAGTCGATAATAAGTATATACTCAAACATTGAACTTAGGTGGGATTTTTTAAGGAGGCATTTTTATGATTTTTATTTTAGCAGAATAATGCCGGCTGAAAATGAGAACCCAGATTATGTTGCTAAAAAAATAACTGATTTATTACTGTGA
- a CDS encoding B-box zinc finger protein: MRKRKTPGRTSIAVDNDTKEVIDWSMGKSDSKSVNGYVRKLLEKKHDLKWDELLTIARNEQLVCEEHNLPYIMICEDCNKALCPDCDIKAHLDLGHDVKNFCRKHQIGYNGHCLLCEKERIEEVIKIPDISPDKLMEILDSNEEIIVIDVRTEKEWGEGHLPLKYNKNINFVFNIPYFYIDLTKKDKFRELSKITLNNSLKKFIMVSQGPLVKGEEPEGSTRSYIFGALLKSMFNINNIVCLDGGWAGFHKKYPDIVEEHNKGGECRVCKFYGR, encoded by the coding sequence ATGCGTAAAAGAAAAACCCCGGGCAGAACATCTATTGCAGTAGATAATGATACAAAAGAAGTCATTGACTGGTCAATGGGAAAAAGCGATTCAAAAAGTGTCAATGGATATGTCCGGAAATTACTCGAGAAAAAACATGATCTGAAATGGGATGAACTTCTCACAATTGCAAGGAATGAACAGCTTGTATGTGAAGAGCATAACTTACCATATATCATGATCTGCGAGGACTGCAATAAGGCACTATGTCCGGACTGTGACATAAAAGCACATCTGGATCTTGGTCATGATGTCAAAAATTTTTGCAGAAAACACCAGATTGGGTACAACGGTCACTGCCTGTTATGTGAAAAAGAGAGAATAGAAGAAGTTATTAAAATTCCGGATATTTCACCCGATAAACTGATGGAGATTCTTGATTCAAATGAAGAAATAATAGTGATTGATGTAAGAACAGAAAAGGAGTGGGGAGAAGGGCATTTGCCATTAAAGTACAATAAAAATATAAATTTTGTATTTAATATTCCATATTTTTACATTGATCTAACTAAAAAAGATAAATTCAGGGAATTGAGTAAAATAACGCTGAATAATTCATTAAAAAAATTTATAATGGTGAGCCAGGGGCCACTGGTTAAAGGGGAAGAGCCTGAGGGCAGTACAAGAAGTTATATCTTTGGAGCATTGTTAAAATCAATGTTTAATATTAATAATATTGTCTGTCTGGATGGAGGCTGGGCAGGATTTCATAAAAAATATCCTGATATTGTAGAGGAACATAATAAAGGTGGAGAATGCAGAGTCTGTAAATTTTATGGGAGGTGA
- a CDS encoding NAD-dependent epimerase/dehydratase family protein: MRNILITGGNGFIGTSLSEKLINRNIRIVSFDINPPKNQELKNLNNFTYIKGDINNKSDLKKLFSEHEFTGIIHLASVSRVIDGEKDPDLCRKTIVHGTKNLTDEIASSSNQPFIIYGSSREVYGESQSLPVLESSGYNPVNVYGESKAEAEKIIRTASEKLKLKSVILRFSNVYGNRYDINDRVIPRFILGALNNNILEIHGGRQIFDFTNIDDTVAGIECTIHHLLKEDIPKGYCEDFHITTGNSCSLYDVVNIIRKITGKNTQYKLTPERSYDVNRFVGNPQKAIDILGYNPETDLETGIKKTIDSYRGELN, from the coding sequence ATGAGAAACATTTTAATTACAGGCGGAAATGGCTTCATTGGAACAAGCCTTTCAGAAAAACTGATTAACAGAAATATAAGAATTGTCTCTTTCGATATAAATCCTCCAAAAAATCAGGAACTTAAAAATCTAAACAATTTCACTTATATCAAAGGAGATATAAACAATAAATCAGATCTCAAAAAACTTTTTTCAGAGCATGAATTTACAGGAATAATACATCTTGCCTCAGTATCCCGCGTAATTGATGGTGAAAAAGATCCGGATTTATGCAGGAAAACCATTGTTCACGGCACAAAAAATCTGACTGATGAAATTGCATCATCCAGTAACCAACCCTTCATAATTTACGGAAGCAGCCGTGAAGTTTATGGAGAATCCCAGAGTCTTCCGGTTTTGGAATCCTCAGGATATAATCCGGTGAATGTTTACGGTGAAAGCAAAGCTGAAGCAGAGAAAATTATCAGAACTGCTTCAGAAAAACTGAAATTGAAATCAGTAATTCTCCGGTTTTCAAATGTGTACGGCAACCGATATGACATAAATGACAGAGTCATTCCAAGATTTATCCTTGGAGCGCTAAACAATAATATTCTGGAAATACACGGAGGCAGGCAGATATTTGACTTTACAAATATTGATGACACTGTTGCCGGAATAGAATGTACAATTCACCACCTGCTAAAGGAAGATATTCCCAAAGGGTATTGTGAAGATTTCCATATCACTACCGGAAATTCATGCTCATTGTACGATGTGGTCAATATAATCAGAAAAATTACCGGTAAAAATACCCAATATAAACTAACTCCGGAAAGAAGCTATGATGTCAACAGATTTGTTGGCAATCCACAAAAGGCCATAGATATACTGGGTTATAATCCTGAGACTGATCTTGAAACCGGAATAAAGAAAACAATTGATTCATACAGAGGTGAACTGAATTGA